One genomic window of Nicotiana sylvestris chromosome 10, ASM39365v2, whole genome shotgun sequence includes the following:
- the LOC104249728 gene encoding psbP-like protein 1, chloroplastic, whose amino-acid sequence MVSLQKFPSVHHAYMLNASPQQGLFRNSPNGRGPGFIRSEQVSEVSISSCQDRPGRRQFLAMGSTIAPLLLMSYQTPTSFAAESKKGFLPVTDKKDGYNFVYPFGWQEVVVEGQDKVFKDVIEPLESVSVNVIPTSKQDIRDFGSPQEVAETLIKKFLSSPSQKTKLIEASEHDVEGKAYYTFEFVAQAPNFTRHGLTAVCIGNGKFYTLTTGANERRWEKMKDRLHTVVDSFQIFNV is encoded by the exons ATGGTGTCTTTGCAGAAGTTTCCATCAGTACATCATGCATATATGTTAAATGCATCCCCTCAG CAAGGATTGTTTAGGAACAGCCCCAACGGAAGAGGTCCTGGCTTTATCAGATCAGAACAAGTGTCTGAAGTTTCAATTTCCTCTTGCCAAG ATAGACCTGGAAGACGTCAATTTCTTGCCATGGGATCAACAATTGCCCCTTTGTTGCTAATGTCTTATCAGACACCAACATCAT TTGCTGCAGAATCTAAGAAGGGATTTCTGCCCGTCACAGACAAGAAAGACGGATACAATTTCGTCTATCCTTTTGGGTGGCAG GAAGTAGTGGTCGAAGGTCAAGATAAGGTTTTCAAAGATGTTATTGAACCACTAGAAAGCGTTAGTGTAAATGTGATACCCACCAGCAAACAAGATATTCGTGATTTTGGTTCACCACAAGAG GTTGCTGAAACTTTAATAAAAAAGTTTTTATCATCACCTTCTCAAAAGACAAAACTAATTGAAGCATCAGAG CACGATGTTGAAGGGAAAGCCTATTATACATTTGAGTTTGTTGCACAAGCCCCAAATTTTACTCGCCATGGCCTCACTGCAGTCTGCATTGGCAACG GAAAGTTCTATACATTGACAACTGGCGCAAATGAGAGGAGATGGGAGAAGATGAAGGACAGGTTACATACTGTAGTTGATTCCTTCCAAATTTTCAACGTCTAA